The window TGCCCCTCTGCCCCTCTGCTCCTCTGCTCCTCTGCTCCTCTGCCCCTCTGCCCCTCTGCCCCTCTGCCCCTCTGCCCCTCTGCCCCTCATAAAATTATGCCCACTATCCCGAAGCGCCTACGGCAGATATTGCGGCCTAGACGACGACTGGCGATCGCAGAAGCTTGCTTAATTGGTTTAGTTGCTGCTTTGGCATCAGTCTTGCTCAAAGTTGGGGTGGGTGCATTGGGAACCATGAGGGTTCATATCTCCTCCAATTACCCGCCCTACTTGGTACTACCGGCGATCGGACTTTGCTTTGGTTTCGCAGCGGGTTTACTGGTAGAACGCTTAGCACCGGAAGCGGCTGGTTCCGGCATTCCTAACGTCAAAGCTGCACTCGCTGGAGTGCCAATGGAACTTTCTTGGCGAGTCGCATTTGTGAAGTTAATCAGCAGCACGATCGCGCTGGGTGCTGGCCTAACAGTAGGGCGACAAGGGCCAACCGTACAGGTGGGAGCAGCATTGGCGGCTCAACTCAGTCGCTGGCTTCCCACTTCCCCGGATCACCGACGGCAGATGATTGCCGCTGGTGCGGGTGCTGGATTGGCTGCTGCTTTCAACGCACCTCTAGCAGGTGTCCTGTTTGTGGTAGAAGAACTTTTACACGATGTCTCCGGCTTCACCCTTGGCACTGCTATTTTGGCTTCGTTTATCGGTGCGGTAGTTTCCCGGCTGTTAGGGGGTCGCAGCCTAAATCTCAATTCTTCCCAAAGCTTCGGGCCAGACTTGGGTTCTACTGCGGTTCAAATTAGCTTTTCTATGCCAGAGATTCCCTGCTATCTGGTGTTGGGAATATTGGCTGGTATCTTCGGGGCTTTGTTTTGTCGCGGTATTTTTGTCAGTCTGGCTTTCTACAAACGTACTATCCGTATAAGCTTACCTGGGCGAATCGGACTGGCTGGGCTGGTTTCTGGTTTAGCTCTAGCCCTTCTGCCAGATAGCTTTCGGGATAACACGGGACTGCGAGAATTTTTGCTTGAGGGCGATGCTAGCTGGCAGATGGCTGCGATCGCTTTTGCAGCTCAGTTCATTTTAACGTTAATCGCCTTTGGCTCCCAAGCGCCGGGAGGATTGTTCGCTCCCTCTTTAATTTTGGGGTCTGCTTTGGGTTATCTGGTAGGACTCCTAGCAACCCATTTCCTGGGATTGGGTACGCCAATTACCTATGCTTTAGCGGGAATGGGAGCCTTTTTTAGCGCGGTTTCCAAGGTGCCGATTACAGCGATCGTGATCGTGTTTGAGATGACAACCAATTTCGATCTGGTCTTACCGTTAATGATTGCCTCGGTGACCTCTTACTTAGTCGCTGAAATGATCGCGCCCAGATCCCTTTATGACAGATTGCTGGAGTGGAATGGCATTTATTTAGACAAAGAAACGCCCAAAGGAGGAATTTTAGGAGATATCAAAGCGCTAGATGTGATGCAGCGCCGGGTGGAGACTCTAAGTAGCCAAATGATTCTCGATGAAGTTGTGCAGGCATTCTCCCGTTCTCATCATCGTGGCTTTCCGGTGGTAGACGATGGCAAGCTGATTGGTATTGTCACTCAGACAGACCTTGCCAAAATAAGTCAACTTCAGTTATCGGGGAATACACCACTGTCAAAAATTATGACAGCGCAACCAGTGACGATCGGCCCGAAAGCTTCTTTGGCAGATGTACTTTATCTTTTAAATCGATATCAACTCAGCCGATTACCAGTGATTGAAGGTCGAAAGCTGATTGGAATTATTACTCGTGCCGATATTATTCGGGCAGAGGCAGACCAAATGGAAGGTAAGGGGATAGCCTCTAGGCCGGAAATATCTTATGTAGTGTATCAAACGCGATCGCCCGCTGTGGGAAAAGGACGTTTGCTGGTGCCTCTGGCTAATCCCCAAACAGCACCATCACTGCTGCGATTGGCAGGTGCTATAGCTCTGGATCGGGACTATGAATTAGAGTGTCTCCAAGTCATGCTGGCACCGCGCCACAGTTCTCCATCCGAAACATCTGTGCGGACTGCCAAAAGCCGTCGTTTACTTCGTCAGGCGGAAATTTTGGGTCGTCAGTTGGGGTTGTCGGTTCATACGCAGGTACGGGTTGCCCACGATGCGGCTCAGGCGATTTTGGAAACAATTAAACAAGAACATATAGATTTGATTGTGATGGGCTGGAATGCGGAGCCGCCTACCCCTGGTCGGATCTTTGGCAGTGTGGTTGATACTGTTATCCGACAAGCTTCTTGCGACGTGATACTGGTGAAGTTGGGGACTCTTGACTGGGAAGCGAAAGAGCAAGCAAATGATAGCCAATCGACAATCCAATATCTAAAATGGAATCGGTGGCTGGTGCCGATGGCTGGTGGCCCGAACGCTCAACAAGCAATTCAACTGCTACCTGCTTTGTGTACTTTGTCCGATCGAAGTGAAATCAGGCTTACTCAAGTTTTTCTACCTTCTCAAACCCAATCAAATACTGATGAGCTAGAACAAGCCGCCCTTTTTCTCCGCCGCAAAATCAGCTGTCCTGTAGTTATCGCACCAGTTTGCGGGCGTTCTGTCCCGGAGACAGTGATCGATTTGGCCGATAAAGAGCAATGCGATGTCATTGTTTTGGGAGCTAGTCGGGAGGGTATGTTGCAGCTGGCGATTAGAGGGAATATTCCAGAAGCGATCGCGCGCGGTTGCGATTGCACTGTCATTTTAGTGCGGGGTGCGATCGCCTAGTCTGCCCAAGTAATATTACGTAGTATCTTTTTTAAATAACACTCAGTATCAGTGTTTACCTGACTTACGTAAGTAAGCTTTTGTGAGCTACAACGACGGTGACCTCTCGGTGATCACCAAGGGTTTTGCGCCCGGTTACACGGGAAACCTTACCTCGGCAGACTATGAGGACTTTGGCAAGGTTTTCGTGCTTTTGGCTGTGCCAAATAAAAGTAACGACGCTTGAGCTAGAAAAGGCAATTTTTTAGTTCATGAAGCGAACTAAAATCTCGCTGGCTTGCAGCCAGGGATTTTTTTAGTTTATAACTCAAAACTTATTAAAAATCTACTCCTCGCTTCAGTTCTACCCCTCTGTCGGCATAGTGCTTGTGGCAAATCATTTCGGAGTGAACGCTGGCGAGGTCAAAATAAGCAGGTGTATTGAGGCACCGACCTGTGATAATTATTTCGGTATCGCGAGGTTTGCGTAGGAGGGCTTGTACGATCGGTTCTTGGGGTAGCAGTTCTAAGTCAACCGTGGGATTGAGTTCGTCGAGAATGATAGTTTTGTATAGACCGGAGGCGATCGCAGTTCTGGCAATTTCCCAGCCTCGTTCTGCTTCTACATAGTCTATCTCTCGCTGTTGTCCGCGCCAAACGATCGCATCCCCGCCACACCGTTGATGATCGACTAAGTTAGGGTAGCTTTGTTTCAAGGCGGCGATCGCAGCATCTTCTGTATAGCCGGAGCCACCTTTAAGCCATTGTAAGATTAAAACACGGTGTGACCGATCTTGACTAATGCCTCTGCCGATCGCCTGCAAGGCTTTGCCCAAGGCACTTGTAGATTTTCCTTTACCTGCACCAGTATAAATTTCTATACCCTCGATTCCTTGTTCTATGGCGATCGGGTGGTAGTGGGGCTTCATTTCCGAATGCAAATCTGCGATATCTAGGAGTGCTGGTGGTGCTGCTCTACCTGTGGCTATGATTTCCAAATGCTCTGGTTTATGCTTTAGGGTATGGATAACTTCATCGACTGGTAGCAAGCCTAAGTCCAGCACTGGGTTAAGTTCGTCTAAGACGATGATTGAATACAAGCCGGATGCGATCGCACCTTTTGCTACGTCCCAACCTCGTTGCGCTTCTAGTCTGTCAAAGCGGACAATTTCATCTGGCCCGAAAAATTCGGCTCTCCCTGTGCGAACTTGGTCTATTAGATGGGGAAAGCCTTGCTGTAACGCTGCGATCGCTCCATCTTCATCGTATGTCCGTCCGGGGCCTTTGAGAAAACGCAACAGCAACACTCTATTGTGTGTTTTTGCATTAATACCTAGCCCGATCGATCGCAAAACCACCCCCAAAGCTGCTCTGGATTTTCCTTTACCTACGCCATCGTAGACGTGGATTTGTCCGACGATGCGTTCGGAACGCATCTGAGCCGTGCGAATGCCTATTCCGGTTCTAGTCATATTTTCAGTAGTCGAGGCTATGCTCAATAAGTACTATATAGATAATGATGTCATTGATTACCTGAAAATGACAGTCCAAAAAATTTTAGATTTTAGATTTATTAAATTGGCAATCTGAAATCTAAAATTTGATATCGTGTCCGGTTTCATCGTTAGTGTAAGAGTAATACGGGAAATTGTCTGTTGTCATCGGGGGTTTGATTTTTACCGCAGATGTAAGCGTTAGCGAAGCGATTCGCGATCGCGAATTAGCCGAACCGTAGGGTAGACAGATTAACGCAGATTAACGCAGATAAGAGAGCGATTTTTTTAAGCAATCGATGCGTAAGGACATGATATTAAATCCACCCAAATACTTTTTCTTTCAAGGAGCATCTATGTTGGTAACTGTCTTGCCTTTGCGGGCATTTATGTTCCAAATTTTATTTTTGCTGATGGCGATCGCTGTAGAAGCATTCATTATCCAACAAAAAATGAGTCTACCTCGTAGAGTTAGCATAGAGTATGCAGCATCTCTCAACTTACTTTCTACCATATTAGGTTGGTTAATCTTCTTTTTTATTCACCCATTACTTCCATTCAGTTTCCAAAAACAATTGATAAATTTTATTCTATTTGGTCATTTTACTACCAACTCAGGCTTACCCTTAATTATAATTTTCTTTGATTTAGGATTAGTCAGTTTATTAATATTTTTATTAACTATTGTGATTAAATTTATAGCTCTAGAGCTTTTAATCAACTTAAACTCAATCAGTAAAAATGCTCAAATTAAAGTAAAAATTATTTCTCAGTCTGATTCCGTGAAAAAAAATATTGACCATTATCTTGAGCGCAACAAATCAAAAAGCCTTTTAATAGCTAATGTTTATAGTCAAAGCTTAATATTACTTGTTTCTTTTTTAATCCAAAAAATATAAGGTATTAGGGGTGTACTAATGAAAAAAATAATCAATTTTTTAACATTTTTTATAAAAATAGTCAAGCCCACTCAATTGTTTTCGTGGAAAACCGGAATTTTAATTAGCTTTTTGATTTGGGTAATAGCCTTGTTTGCAGTGGCTGAATTACAAAATATCCTGGCTTTTTTGAGTTGGCTATTTTTAATTATAAGCACTGTTTGGTTCGCCGTAGAAAACCCGCTCATGGTTAGTGGCATTTCTATAAGTTCCTGGCTACCAGGAGGATTGATATGTATTTTTATGTTTGGTACTTTGAGCAATCAAATACCTTCGATTGCTTTAGTAAGTTGGCCAACAGCGTCAGGAGCGATCGCGGTTCTGCGTGAACTTGTACAACCTGGAGCAAAATTTAAAATTCCCCCGCCGAGAGTTTGCAAAAAACTGATAATTTTGTTTTTAAGTCACGTTCTCATTAGTTGTTGGTTGCAATTTAATTTTTTTATTCAAAATTGGTTACAGCGTTATCCAAGTTTACTGGCGGATGATTTTAGCCAAAGTACTTTTGTAGTAAAAATAGAAGTTTTATCCAAGGCCAATTCAAGAGGCGCAGTAATTTTAAACTCAATGGAGTCACTGCTGAAAACTCAGTTCGATGAAAAACCTTGGTCTGAAGTAGAAAAATGGCGAATAAATGCTTCTAAAAATATCCAAATACTGGGAGAACAAGCGAAGAAACAACTTCCTAGTGTTGAAGAAAATGCTATGTGGAAATTTGGGGAGGTGTTTTTGCCAAGCAATTCAGGCTATAATGTAGAATTGTTAGTCAAGTGGCAAGGTCTGGGTTCTATGCCTGATGGGTATCATCTAAAGAAATCCTGTAAGATTGTCCCAGTCAGCAGACCTACGCCTACCCGACCCGAAAGGCTGCGTACCACGTTCAGTCAGCAACGGAAGGATATCAGAAGCACAAAATCTCGTTTTATTAGGCGCGTAGGTTCTCCCGCAAGGGTTCCAAGTACACCACCAGAGTTAGCAGCGCCGTCGCCTGTGACTCTGAGTGAGGTAAAATGCGGGCCTGTGAGCGATCGCATAAACGGGCAGCCTAAAACCGCAAAGCCATAGTAATATAATTTTAAACCTAAAACCGAAAATCTAAAATTGATATGAGTCTGGGTAGAATATTGGTCATTGCGACTCATGTGTTTAGGGAAGTAATTCGCGATCGCGTCCTGTATTTAGTCGGCTTATTTGCCATTTTGTTTGTGGCGACGGCGGCGCTATTACCCAAAGTAGCAGCCAGCACAGAAGCCAAAATTACTCTCGATCTAGGTCTGGCAGGCATTGGTTTATTTGGCTTAATCGTCGTTATATTTGTCGGCACCGGACTGGTTAACAAAGAGATTGAAAAGCGGACGGTGCTGGTATTAATGGCGAAACCAGTCAGTCGCGCTGAATTCATTATTGGCAAACACTTGGGATTATCGGCAGTACTGGCAGCACTGCTGGGTTCGATGACAGTAATTTATCTGGTAGTTCTTCTGCTCAATCGGATTTCTTTCCCTTTTTGGAGCATCTTAATAGCAGTTTTCTACCTGTTCGTCGAATTGTCCTTACTCACCGCTGTAGCAATTCTATTTGGTGTATTTACCAGTTCGCTGCTAGCCACTTTCCTCACCTTGGCAATCTATTTGATGGGACACCTCAGCCCAGATATAGTCAAGTTGGGCCAAATATCCAAAAACCCCAATATTGAGAGTTTGACGCGAGGAATTTATCTGGTACTCCCAGATTTATCGCGACTCGATTTGAAAAATGAGGCAGTTTATGGTATACAACTGCTGCCTCATCCAGGAGTGCTGCTGATAAATCTGATCTATGGATTGGTTTATATTGTGCTGTTGTTAGCGATCGCTATTCTCGTTTTCTCGCGGCGTCAGTTTTAACTTTGAATGAGAGGTTAGCGCTTTGGCAACATGAATCTTAATCATACTTCAAAAGAAAACATTTTGGTGGTCGATGATACACCTGATAACTTACGTCTTTTGTCGGCCATGTTGAGCGAACAGGGGTACACAGTTCGCAAAGCCTTAAATGGTCAGATGGCTTTAACTGCGTCTAAAACACTCTTACCAGATCTAATTTTACTAGATGTGATGATGCCTGGGATGGATGGCTATCAAGTTTGTCAAAAGCTGAAAGCCGATGACAAAACTCGCGGGGTTCCGGTGATTTTTATTAGCGCCCTTAATGATGTTTTAGATAAAGTAAAGGCTTTTGATGTTGGGGGCGTGGACTATATTACTAAACCTTTTCAATTGGCGGAAGTTTTATCGCGAATTGAAAATCAGCTTAAAGTGCGATCGCTACAAATCAAACTTCAGGAAAAAAATATCTTGCTGGAACAGACTCTCAGCGAACTCAAGAGCGCTCAAGTCCAACTCATCCAAAGTGAAAAAATGGTGGCGATGGGGCAGTTGGTTGCAGGAATTGCCCATGAAATTAACAATCCTGTTAATTTTATTTACGGGAATCTCACTTATGCCAGTCAATATATTGAAGATTTGGTGAATCTGATCGAAGTTTACCAAGAAGAATTTCCAAATACCACACCAAAAATTAAGGAAATGATTAATAATATAGACTTAAATTTTTTACTGGACGACGCACAAAACATTATGGGTGCAATGCACAGAGGAGCCGAGCGCATCCAAAAGATCGTAGTTTCTTTACGCAACTTTTCTAGGGTTGACGAAGCTGAGGTGAAGCTAGTCAACATCCATGAAGGGATCGATAGCACTATCATGATGTTGGAGCATAGACTTAAACACACAGAAAGTCGTCCTGCCATTCAAGTAATCAAAGATTATGGAAAGCTACCTTTAATAACTTGTTATGCAAGTCAGATAAACCAAGTTTTCATGCACCTGTTGAATAATGCGATCGATGCCTTAGAACTTGAGTATGGGGAATATACCCCGCCTACACCTTACACCCAAGACCCTACACCCTGGATTAGGATTAGTACGGAACTGACGGACTTCGATACTGTAAGAATTCGGATTGCAGACAATGGCCCAGGCATTTCAGAGTCAGCCCGATCGCGTTTATTTGACCCATTTTTTACCACAAAGCCGGTGGGGAGCGGTATGGGATTGGGATTAGCGATTAGTTATCAAATCGTCGTGCAAAAACATCACGGACAACTAAGGTGTTGTTCTTCACGGGGACAAGGAGCAGAGTTTGCGATCGAAATTCCAGTGCATCAGATTATGCGATCGAGCTTTTCTGGGGGATATTGAGACTTCCCCTCGCAGGAAGTTAGAGCAGCTGATGGCGGAGGAAGTGCGAGAATTGGAGAAACTATTACAGGAAAATCCCCCCTAACCCCCTTAGTAAAGAAGGGGGAATGGCCATCTACTGAGTGAGAAGATGAGTATAGCTACACAACCCCTAACTCTGGAAGAGTTCTTAAAACTCCCAGAAACTAAACCCGCATCTGAGTGTATCAACAGAGAAATCGTTCAAAAACCCATGCCTCAAGGTGAGCATAGCCGATTGCAGTTTAAATTTTGCGCGGTTGTTAACGAAGTCGCCGAACCGCAGAAAATTGCGATCGCATTCCCAGAACTACGCTGTACCTTTGGGGGAGACTCGATTGTTCCAGATGTTGTGGTGTTTCGGTGGGAGAGAATTCCGGTTCGTCCTTCTGGAAGGATTGCCAATCGTTTCGAGATTCATCCCGATTGGTCAATTGAAATCTTATCCCCCGATCAGAGTCAAACGAAAGTATTGAGCAAGCTGCTCCACTGCTCCCAGCATGGCACAGAGCTAGGCTGGTTAATCGATCCAGAAGAGGAGACCATTCTAGTTGTGTTTCCCGAACAAAGGGTGCAATTGCTCAGAGGAACGGCTCAGTTACCTATTCTGAGTGGGATTGCCTTAGATCTGACGGTTGAGCAGGTTTTTAGTTGGTTAACGCTCTAAGCCTAGTGATGAGAAAAATAATTTGTTATTTGACAAAAAGGGCGAACGAGGGGACTTGAACCCCCGGATGGTGGAATCACAATCCACTGCCTTAACCACTTGGCTACGCCCGCCGTTGCATTAATGAGTATAGCACTTATTTGGGAAATAGATCCAGAGGATTGGTTGGATTTACAAATTTTTCTCAGCTAATCTGGAATTTAGGCATCACTGAAGATCGGCAATGAAAAGCTTAAATATTCTTAAATCTGTGGGCATCTTGGCTCTGGCTGGGTTGGGACTGTCGATGGCTCTAGGGAATCCCAGTCAGTCTGACTACGAAGAGTACGCCCTGGCCCAGCTAACCGTATACTTAAAGAATAAC of the Argonema galeatum A003/A1 genome contains:
- a CDS encoding ABC transporter permease; this translates as MSLGRILVIATHVFREVIRDRVLYLVGLFAILFVATAALLPKVAASTEAKITLDLGLAGIGLFGLIVVIFVGTGLVNKEIEKRTVLVLMAKPVSRAEFIIGKHLGLSAVLAALLGSMTVIYLVVLLLNRISFPFWSILIAVFYLFVELSLLTAVAILFGVFTSSLLATFLTLAIYLMGHLSPDIVKLGQISKNPNIESLTRGIYLVLPDLSRLDLKNEAVYGIQLLPHPGVLLINLIYGLVYIVLLLAIAILVFSRRQF
- a CDS encoding cob(I)yrinic acid a,c-diamide adenosyltransferase; this encodes MTRTGIGIRTAQMRSERIVGQIHVYDGVGKGKSRAALGVVLRSIGLGINAKTHNRVLLLRFLKGPGRTYDEDGAIAALQQGFPHLIDQVRTGRAEFFGPDEIVRFDRLEAQRGWDVAKGAIASGLYSIIVLDELNPVLDLGLLPVDEVIHTLKHKPEHLEIIATGRAAPPALLDIADLHSEMKPHYHPIAIEQGIEGIEIYTGAGKGKSTSALGKALQAIGRGISQDRSHRVLILQWLKGGSGYTEDAAIAALKQSYPNLVDHQRCGGDAIVWRGQQREIDYVEAERGWEIARTAIASGLYKTIILDELNPTVDLELLPQEPIVQALLRKPRDTEIIITGRCLNTPAYFDLASVHSEMICHKHYADRGVELKRGVDF
- a CDS encoding Uma2 family endonuclease, encoding MSIATQPLTLEEFLKLPETKPASECINREIVQKPMPQGEHSRLQFKFCAVVNEVAEPQKIAIAFPELRCTFGGDSIVPDVVVFRWERIPVRPSGRIANRFEIHPDWSIEILSPDQSQTKVLSKLLHCSQHGTELGWLIDPEEETILVVFPEQRVQLLRGTAQLPILSGIALDLTVEQVFSWLTL
- the fraC gene encoding filament integrity protein FraC, translated to MLVTVLPLRAFMFQILFLLMAIAVEAFIIQQKMSLPRRVSIEYAASLNLLSTILGWLIFFFIHPLLPFSFQKQLINFILFGHFTTNSGLPLIIIFFDLGLVSLLIFLLTIVIKFIALELLINLNSISKNAQIKVKIISQSDSVKKNIDHYLERNKSKSLLIANVYSQSLILLVSFLIQKI
- a CDS encoding DUF5357 family protein → MKKIINFLTFFIKIVKPTQLFSWKTGILISFLIWVIALFAVAELQNILAFLSWLFLIISTVWFAVENPLMVSGISISSWLPGGLICIFMFGTLSNQIPSIALVSWPTASGAIAVLRELVQPGAKFKIPPPRVCKKLIILFLSHVLISCWLQFNFFIQNWLQRYPSLLADDFSQSTFVVKIEVLSKANSRGAVILNSMESLLKTQFDEKPWSEVEKWRINASKNIQILGEQAKKQLPSVEENAMWKFGEVFLPSNSGYNVELLVKWQGLGSMPDGYHLKKSCKIVPVSRPTPTRPERLRTTFSQQRKDIRSTKSRFIRRVGSPARVPSTPPELAAPSPVTLSEVKCGPVSDRINGQPKTAKP
- a CDS encoding chloride channel protein; translated protein: MPTIPKRLRQILRPRRRLAIAEACLIGLVAALASVLLKVGVGALGTMRVHISSNYPPYLVLPAIGLCFGFAAGLLVERLAPEAAGSGIPNVKAALAGVPMELSWRVAFVKLISSTIALGAGLTVGRQGPTVQVGAALAAQLSRWLPTSPDHRRQMIAAGAGAGLAAAFNAPLAGVLFVVEELLHDVSGFTLGTAILASFIGAVVSRLLGGRSLNLNSSQSFGPDLGSTAVQISFSMPEIPCYLVLGILAGIFGALFCRGIFVSLAFYKRTIRISLPGRIGLAGLVSGLALALLPDSFRDNTGLREFLLEGDASWQMAAIAFAAQFILTLIAFGSQAPGGLFAPSLILGSALGYLVGLLATHFLGLGTPITYALAGMGAFFSAVSKVPITAIVIVFEMTTNFDLVLPLMIASVTSYLVAEMIAPRSLYDRLLEWNGIYLDKETPKGGILGDIKALDVMQRRVETLSSQMILDEVVQAFSRSHHRGFPVVDDGKLIGIVTQTDLAKISQLQLSGNTPLSKIMTAQPVTIGPKASLADVLYLLNRYQLSRLPVIEGRKLIGIITRADIIRAEADQMEGKGIASRPEISYVVYQTRSPAVGKGRLLVPLANPQTAPSLLRLAGAIALDRDYELECLQVMLAPRHSSPSETSVRTAKSRRLLRQAEILGRQLGLSVHTQVRVAHDAAQAILETIKQEHIDLIVMGWNAEPPTPGRIFGSVVDTVIRQASCDVILVKLGTLDWEAKEQANDSQSTIQYLKWNRWLVPMAGGPNAQQAIQLLPALCTLSDRSEIRLTQVFLPSQTQSNTDELEQAALFLRRKISCPVVIAPVCGRSVPETVIDLADKEQCDVIVLGASREGMLQLAIRGNIPEAIARGCDCTVILVRGAIA
- a CDS encoding sensor histidine kinase; the protein is MNLNHTSKENILVVDDTPDNLRLLSAMLSEQGYTVRKALNGQMALTASKTLLPDLILLDVMMPGMDGYQVCQKLKADDKTRGVPVIFISALNDVLDKVKAFDVGGVDYITKPFQLAEVLSRIENQLKVRSLQIKLQEKNILLEQTLSELKSAQVQLIQSEKMVAMGQLVAGIAHEINNPVNFIYGNLTYASQYIEDLVNLIEVYQEEFPNTTPKIKEMINNIDLNFLLDDAQNIMGAMHRGAERIQKIVVSLRNFSRVDEAEVKLVNIHEGIDSTIMMLEHRLKHTESRPAIQVIKDYGKLPLITCYASQINQVFMHLLNNAIDALELEYGEYTPPTPYTQDPTPWIRISTELTDFDTVRIRIADNGPGISESARSRLFDPFFTTKPVGSGMGLGLAISYQIVVQKHHGQLRCCSSRGQGAEFAIEIPVHQIMRSSFSGGY